From the Entelurus aequoreus isolate RoL-2023_Sb linkage group LG24, RoL_Eaeq_v1.1, whole genome shotgun sequence genome, the window CTCGTACCTGTCTGGTTTTGGCTGATGTCTCAATGAAGGGAATGCCGTAGCTACGTGCTAAGTCCTGAGCCTGTTTGGTGTCCACTGTTCGGGACGGGAGGTCACACTTGTTACCCACCAGCACCATGGGGACATCCTCAGAGTCCTTCACCCGCTTTATCTGTTCTCTGTACATTGACATACATAGAATTTAGACTTCAACTAAGACATGGTGCAATTAAAAGTAAAGTAAAATGTTTTGGAGGTGTGTAACAATCTAGATTTCTATAGGGGTCACCTCCTAACTTACCTGTAGTTGTGAATGTCCTCAAAGGACTTGGTGTTGTTGATGGCAAAAACACAGAGGAATCCCTCCCCTGTTCTCATATACTGATCTCTCATAGCGCTGTACTCCTCCTGACCTGCAGTGTCCAGGATGTCCAACAGACATGTCTCTCCATCTATCACCACTTGCTTTCTGTACGAGTCCTGCAAGAGAAAGCCAGAAGATGTATCAGGAGTGTGTCCAAATAGCAGCTGCAAAAGTAACAAAAAGAAAACAGTTGGGAATGGTTACAGTAGGTCTTTTCCCccaatgtactgtatattattataccAATGTGAATAAATAAGTATGTTGGTGTTTCACCCAGCTCTCGTTCTCCCGGCCTTAAAGGTTCTATGGACTTTTTTCATGTGTGCACAAAGGTAAAATAGTATTGATAACATGTTTTATTAGGCAACACTTAAATACACTGGTTGTAGGCGCCACACATCATACAAGAATAATTATTTGATGAGTGCCTCTGAGTCAGCAGCCATCTTATTAAATGTGCAGATCTaatgcacaaaacatgaataattaaCTTGCGTCTCAGTAACTATGTTCTCTCTATATATGGTAAGGTTCAAAGACAGCAGACAAGGAAATTAACACCTGTTTTTCTCTACACTTAAACTTGAAGAACGCGTTAGAACCACTCTTACACAGGAATCTCCTTGCTCTGACCCCATACCAAAATACACATCACATTATGGAGACAGGAAGAATCAAGATATTTACAtggatgtacacacacatacctcAATGGTGGGGTCATATTCATCCACAAAGTGGTTCTGGATAAGTTGAATTGTAAGTGCGCTCTTGCCAACGCCACCAGCTCCCACCACAACCAGCTTATATTCTGTCATGATTAACCTGTGGCACCAAAGGGAAGCACATTGTTGGACACTGAAAATCATTAATTCAACATCAGTTTCTCCATGCACTATGCAACgtttacatttttcaaaactGCAATGTGAAGTAAAGATGTGTTTACACACACACTTCTGGCTGTACGTTTACTGGTGGACTGCCTAATGGAGACAGTGTCATCATTTTAGGTAAAGGGATCTACCAGTTGTGAAAAGACAAAAATCCTTAATTATAGGTCGACAACAACATGCTTACTAGTTTATACGCTGTCAACTATTTTAATGACTTTCAACCAGACACATTCTTGACAATTTGTTTTTTTGAATGCAATCTGTTCTTTATTATTACACTTCTCTATGACAATATTTTACCAGTTTGCAAAAATCTGTTGTAGAAAACATATTTTAATACTATTAAGAAGCTCTTAAACGCAACAAGAATCATCATATGGGGTGTAATACATTAATAAATGAACAGGACAAATGTAAAAACCCAGATTTAAGGTTTTGCTGGGCTCTAAAAAAATGATGATTAATAGCAAGTTGTGTTACCCCAACAGTAGATAGataggaggaaagagagtgatgccctcagcacagagcgatgggagagaggtgtatggtcagggagtgtttgggcctgtgtgtgtgtgtgtgtgtgtgtgtgtgtgtgtgtgtgtgtgtgtgtgtgtgtgtgtgtgtgtgtgtgtgtgtgtgtgtgtgtgtgtgtgtgtgtgtgtgtgtgttttgtctcgtcttgtctcatagtaacagtggtactattgtattgttagtgtacaggagcttttcttgtttttgtttgtatagtattgttcatgtattatattgtttatgttaaatgtggaataagtgagaggggttgggatattataagcatctgcttcatccaaccacTTTTCATgacttgcataaatgtctctgccaaaatgttaaaaatatagtgtgttgtactgtgcaggtttgaaataaatacttaaattcaATATTCATCTATTAATTTGACTATTAAGATTACACAATCAAACAACATTAGAAAACAACTCAATAGGATGAGCTTCATTCTTACGGCAACACTCACTTGTAGGTTACAACTACAATAACAAACACTATCTGACAATGTCAAAACAAAACTGGAAACGTATCTTTCTTCAAGGCATGAGTTGTACATGCTCACCTGTTCTAATACTACAATTATGACAATACCGATAACACTCCAGAACACCTGTATCTTAAGTATTTACACACTAAAAGTGTTTGACTATATGTAAAATCGTGTTGTAACATATAAAGGTGTCACTTTTGCCCGTTTAAAGCGTCAAAGCTCATACTAAAATCCTAATTCTGGTGTGAGCGTTCAAAAGAATTCTTGAATTCTATGCTGGGAGCCTGCTGGGTTGCCAGGTGGTGGGGTGAAAACCTCTGAACCCTGAGAACAACCAGGCTGCGGTGTGCTAAAAGCTAAGCTAGCTTTGGAGCTAACCGCGACTTTAAAAGTAACCCAAAGCTCATTTGTCAAGTCATTAACAGAAATAATTAATCGACGCAACATTGTTCACCTGGTATGACTGAGCATCTGTGCTATTAGTTAAATTAAAGGATTAAAAAAGTGCCAAGTTTGAAGCCGCCATTGACAAGCTAGCAAAAGGGACTGCAGCGTAGGGCCGACATTCGCTTCGCAACTGGGCGTCGTTTTGCATTTACAATGAAAATAAGACGGTgctttaaaaacaattacataaaaatacATGCATTCACCAACCAGTTAGGGTGTCGGGTAAGAAACGTACAGATATGTGAATCGTGCACATATGTGTTACCTTTAAACGAACGGAGTTCCGCGTCTCAAAACGAGTCAAGCTGATCTTCCTCTCGCCTCACACGATGATGTCTGCATTTCCCGCTCCGCTACCAAAGGCCCACATCAAACCTGTCTGCTTCGTACCACAACACGCCAAACTAAGTCAACAAATCAATAGATTGAACTTTCCATTTGTCCCAGCGTCCGGCCTCGCTGCTCAGTTTCTGGCCTCCTCTTGGCGAATATGGGCGGATACCCTGAGCGCACTTTACCCACAAAGCCTAGCTGGAGAGTCCACTCTGGGCCATGTCATTTTATCACTGTATTCTACCGCGATAACCTCATCAAACACACTTTCGTGCACCTTTACAGCCATATTgggtgtattttatttatattttatattaatcaCATAGACATGATATCATTTATTACCTCCCCTGtgcttttttattcttttttttttagtggggCATgacgtgtgtgtatttgtgtattatgCAAAGTATAGCGTAAGTATGTAAGTCACGTGGTGTAAGTTTCAGGGCAGTATGCTGTGCCGCTGCCTGCCGTAGAGTCAACATAGGCTAGGGGGCGACTCCAGTATATATAGGCTCTAAATATAACTGGAATGTCCCGGTTGGACGTCATTCCAAGGCAGGGAAGTGATTTGGCAATCCCTTTTCAGTTTTCCTACGTGTTCGCAAGGTTTCCTCTTGCGCACTGTATGCGCATACACACTCTTTTATGGCTTTTAGAGCAAAATCGGTGCACTTCATATCCACTAGCATTTATGTTCTTATTTTCTGAagaattaagattttttttttttactgtcaacctgTTTTTAAATAAACTAAAACAGTAATTCTCAAACTATCCATACCCTTAggtagctatccatacacttgggtaaaacggaattttcttatttaaacggagatagcaggtccattctatgtgtcatacttgatcatttcgcgatattgccatatttttgctgaaaggatttagtagagaacatcgacgataaagttcgcaacttttggtcgctgataaaaaagccttgcctgtactggaagtagcgtgacgtcacaggttgtggagctcctcacatctgcacattgtttacaatcatgaccaccagcagcgagagcgattcggaccgagaaagctacgattaccccattaatttgagcgaggatgaaagatttgtggatgaggaaagtgagagtgaaggattagagggcagtggaagcgattcagatagggaaaatgctgtgagaggcgggtgggacctgatattcagctgggaatgactaaaacagtaaataaacacaagacatatatatactctattagccacaacacaaccaggcttatatttaatatgccacaaattaatccgcataacaaacacctcccccctcctgtccatataacccaccaatacaactcaaacacgcCCAAAGTagcgttcacctccgtaaagttcatacagcacatatatttccccaaagttacgtacgtgacatgcacatagcggcacgcacgtacgggcaagcgatcaaatgtttggaagccaaagctgcgtactcacggtagcgcctctgctatccaactcaaagtcctcctggttgtgttgctgcagccggccgctaatacaccgatcccacctacagctttcttctttgctgtcttcattgttcattaaacaaattgcaaaagattcaccaacacagatgtccagaatactgtggaattttgcgatgaaaacagacgacttaatagctggccacaatggtgtcccaatatgtccgcacaatccgtgacgtcacgcacaaacgtcatcataccgagacgttttcagcagaatattttgcgggaaatttaaaattgcactttactaatctaacccgggccatattggcatgtgttgcaatgttaagatttcatcattgatatataaactatcagactgcgtggacgGTAATAGTgggttccagtaggcctttaagaaagtcaatgacttcactataaaagtgggtgacattgttatcaccaggaaagatgaggtcacctacctaggttttattctagagcagtggttcttaacctgggttcgatcgaaccatagggcttcggtgagtcgggctcaggggttcggtggaggtcaaaacacacccgactcatcgtgtaaataaaaacttctccctatcggcgtattacggatacggcaacagcagaagtcacactgatttgcaggtgtgtaatttgttgtgagttaatgcactgtgttggttttgttctttgaacaaggtgatgttcatgcacggttcattttgtgcaccagtaaaaaaacatggtaacactttagtatggggaacatattcaccattaattagttgcttatcaacatgcaaattagtaaaatattggctcataactagtcattattaagtacttattaatgccttatttggcatggccttattttaACCCAAAccctctaaccttaaccctaaccctaaccaaataactctaaattaagtctttgttacttagaatatgttccccatactaaagtgttaccaaaaacatataactttgtcttgaatttgaaaaaaaacaacattttatttttcactaaagaagggttcggtgaatgcgcatatgaaactggtgggtttcggtacctccaacaaggtttagaaccactgttctagaggctaatctttcctgtgataaaatggcaaccaaggtaatcaaaaaggtcaaccaacggacaagatttctctatagaatctcctctctggtcaacaaaagcaccatgaggattctagcgggaactctcgttcaaccctttttcgattacgcatgcacctcttggtaccctagcacctccaaaaccctcaaatctaaactccaaacatcccagaacaagctagtcaggttacttctagacctccaccccagatcacacctcactcctacccactttttcaaagtgggctggctcagggtggaggacagagtaaaacaacttgcactgagcctagtctatgaaatccgctacacctccctgataccgaagtacatgtcaaactacttccttaacgtaaatgaccgccataaccacaacaccagggggagctccactaaccacgttaaacccagattccgatctaacaaaggtcttaactcattctctttctatgccacatcaatgtggaatgcgctcccaacaggtgtaaaagaaagggcatctctatcctccttcaaaaccgcaataaaagtacacctcaacttcaaccctaaactaacaccctccccagattgttaataatcaaatgtaaataatcaaatgtagacactttttcttatgctttctgttctctctctatgtccactacttgctgtacaaatcctaccaagtcagacctacactgtttcaatgtccatgtctctgttctcaattgttgatgactgaagtgataataacaaccaaacccaacccaacccaacacccccccccccccaccccccaccccacacacacacacacccctccacatcccacaccccggattgtaaataatgtaaataattcaatgtatataccctgatgattatcttgtgtgatgactgtattatgatgatagtatatatatgataatatatatctgtatcatgaatcaaacaagttgaaaaacttattcgggtgttaccatttagtggtcaattgtacggaatatgtacttcactgtgcaacctactaattaaagtctcaatcaatcaatcaatcaatcaatggtacgTATTCCATTTAGTGCATGGTGCGTCCaaactgcggcccgcgggccaaatgcggccTGTCTGCATTTTCAAATTGGCGCGCGACACGGAAAAGGgttgagtgccatctccgggttggggaggagaccctgccccaagtagaggagttcaagtacctcggagtctttatgatggctcaggtgtgattcactacaatagagccCCACAGCGCACTGGACTCCAATACCACaagactggatattgttcagatacgttatatttaagaacttgcacacaaagcaactatgacgtgcgcattttatttaagtttattttaagaacttgcacataaagcaacactggaggtgactatgacgtgcgcattttccgcgcatgcgtattaggtcgcgttgcgccggcggacggaggggggaaggggtcttaaacggtggcattgttgtgtgtggacacggataaggttaggtgggatttaccctggataaccttatccggcttaatgtaaacGGGGCCTCAATTCCAAAAGGAATCTCTAATTTAATTGCTGACTTGCCACTATCTTATGAACAAAGGTAAAACTATGAATCAGTGAACATAATTTTTACTCTGACGAGTGTACAGCAGACTATTTActgatatgacccaatccaaacaacctttcccacccgtggtgcaaaaaaaaggaaaaaaaagtcaacacacatggtcacacataaatcAACCTGAGCAGTGAACTTTGTAGATATTGTTTTAAAACACGTTAAAATACCATttataattcaaaattacacccatttaaatccacaaCAATCCATTGTGGggtaaatgcaaaacactctccacacttgtttgtcacattttagctgcttgatatttctgagtgAATACAAAACTTTAAAGAGGTCATCACAGAAGTAAATCATTTAGGAGTTGAATTTTTGCATTCTCTTGATACCCAATTAtactaattatatatccattatattaatatacccggtgaccccatatatatatatatatatatatatatatatatatatatatatatactgtatgtggaaagttattttttctttttcaaagaCATGTTGAAATTGGGCTGTTTTTAGGGGTGCAAATTGATTTGAATTAATTGAGATGGGAGACATTGATTTGAAAAACAAGTGTTTTAAGTTAacagctctgtcacagaaccaagcttgcttgtaagttgaggtactattgtAAATCAAATTTTAAACGATGTGTACCACACAAAAACAAAATCTAGTCATCTTACACTTGTCATATTATCCTATATTTGACAACTGTTCCTTTTTTAATGTTAATACAGAAAATGCAAATAATTGATTTTTAGAATATGACACAGTACTTACATTTATTTTGGGAGGAGTTAAGAAGTTGGCTACAATCCAAATATATAGAGATGTCCACAATAATACAGAACATATTCAATTTGGCATATTTATAAAAGACAGCAACCTAAAAAAGGTTCTCTTGCTAGGATAcacgaaagttaaaaaaaagaaacgaaAAAGTGAAACTCTATTTTTCTCATTGGatcaatgatttatttattttggacccaaaaaaacaaaaatacacttCATCTAAACAATTCAAGGAAGATACAATATTGTCATTTgtgtattgattaaaaaaaacaatagtataATACGTTTTCATTTTGTGCATacaaaaaggagcaggaagaagcaaaccCTTTACTTTTAAATGATACAAAAGCCCCAAGGTTATTGTCTTTATTAGATCAATTGGATTAGCCCAAATTGcttttattacttttatttttgtttgtgttgttttgtaGGTGAATTGGTTgttctttttgtattatttgttatgttttgtaTTATGAGTTGTTCAGCTTttcttttttcaataaaaaaaacaaaacaacttgtcATATTCTCCACAGATGACTGTTGCAACATCCATTAAAAATTGTTGGCTGGTGTTTTTACTGACATCAAAACTGAAATATTGCTGCGTCATTGCTGTCTCTCACCGAAAGGAGGAAAGTCAACATTTCCCCATTGACAGATGAGAACATATTTTGCTGAATAGCTCCCAGAGATTTGtctcaaataaaaaaacacttctcGCATGATAGTCAGGCCATTGAAATTCATACAAAAATGATGAGTGCTGTATATTTATTACAGTTTTTTAATTCCCAGTACAGCATTGTGAACTAACAAAGGTGTCTGTTGTGCTTCAAATTTGTCACTGGGGGGCAGTCAAAATCCACTTTTATAGGGTTATTAAAAGTTTCCCTATCCAGTGTATTATGTTGATAAAAGTAAGGCTGTtggccaggggtcagcaaccctttGCATCAAAAGAGCCATTTGGGCCCGTTTCAACCAGATCCAAATCCAATTGGAGCCACAAAACCTATTTGCTCAAGATATTAAAGTTAATGCTACATATACAGTTTTCCTTTAAGGTATTGTCACATTACCATCCCGCCAGCGACGCGGCAAAGACTGTAATTTGTTGGCTTTTAGTACTTGTCCTGTGTTGATGTTGATTCAGTCATGAGGCATACTACCCACCTTTGCAAAAATGCCTTCTTTGTTTGCAATGTAAGTATTGTAACACAGCACCAGTTCCAATAACACTCAATCCCTCTTTAGTTACCGTTTTTTGTTAGCAACAAAGGAAGCTAACGGGCTGAATCATCAAgttaagacattaaaacaacgttgagaacttgttgaattaggtcctgacattgagcaactcaaccctaacgttggaacaacatgctttttgacgacgttcaatcaatgttgggttgtgaagttgatatgaccattgcaatttggttctttcccaaccaatatcctacaacacaaatacaacgttgaaacaacatgctttttgacaacgtttattcaatgtcaggttgtgatgttgatttgatcatcGAAATTTGGTCGTTTCTCAAACAACaaagtggatccaacgttagacatcaacattgtctcaatttagaaatacaactattttgcaacgttgtttcaaagtcagattTAAaggatatgtactgtatgtatcaaCGTTGTGTCAATGGCTTGTGCCTGCTTGGAAGTGTCATGGTTTCTCACCAGAGAACACTGGCCCTAGAAATAAATGGCTGATGCAGAACTTTGAAAGACGTGTGGCTCCAGAGCCGCAGTTTGCAGACCCCTGCTGTGAGCTATTCATATGTTCATTATGTGGAAAGATGGTCCATAATAGGATGTCATGTGCGTTTTAATCAATTAACTCCAAATAACCTAGCTTTGACATTTTAATAAACTTATAGCTAGTTTGGCCTTTACCTTCCTTAAaagggagctgcactttttgTAGGAATTTTGCCTACCATTAACAATTTTTgtgtgagacaaaaacacatacCGGTATGTCCTTTCCTTTTTTGTGTATtctaacaatgtagctaatgggagttatcaattccgcctataaagcccgcTAAAAACATCCAATAACcttcaacaatattccatttacatcccGTGACCTGCATATCAACCGAGTATTAGCAATAgtgttattataagagctaacaCCAAGGAACTATTTTTAGTAACACAGCTAAACCCTCAAAACGTAACCAAGCTTACCTAGcttctgcatcgcctctgagttggtaaaagtttgaGCTCGATTTTAAATCATGCCTcgcacttgtatagtagaaggttgtggccaagtcgagaagttggtcaactttgaccaaCTTCAGGACATCTTGAGGAAGACAATACAAGATGTGCTTAAACTCCAGAGCGATTTACTTGAGCAATTTActtagtttgagtttgagtttgagtatatttcgaacatgcaagcatacaacatgatacatcacaatttccagtttctcttttcaacatgttcgaaaaggagtaggaagaagcagagcttattcaatcctaccccttttcttttacataacagttgctaaacttttttgttcacttcctgttctcaatgtattcacaatgtactccataagtaatcacaataaaaataaatagataaataataattggtgaagtaagttacatttcatatgatgagataagtaagattattttgagagtgaaagaatggatgaattaaataaattccgaatgtttatcatggttcttcttctttgtactttgtaaacactttaagtttgaagagtttcttgaagtggatcatattagtgcattgtttgattgctttgcttaatccattccataatttaattccacatactgatatactgaaggtcttaagtgttgtacatgcgtacaaatgttttaaattacatttttctctaagattatatttctcctcttttttttagaagaattgttgtatattcttgggtagcaggttatagtttgctttgtgtataattttagctgtttgcaaattcactatgtcatggaatttcagtatctttgattcaataaataaaggatttgtatgttctctatatacaacattatgtattattctaactgatcttttttgtaacaccgttaatgaatgaagtgtacttttgtaattatttccccatatttctacacagtagctcagatatggtaacactagtgagcagtagagaatatgaagtgattttttgtctagaacatgttttgctttattcattattgacgtgtttcttgctactttatgttgtatatattttacatgagatttccagttcaatttatcatcaatcattagacctagaaatttggtttcatttactctttcaatttcatttccgtctatttgtatttgtgtttgactttctcttctactgttaccaaatagcattattttagttttactaagattcaacgatagtctgtttttgtcaaaccatctttttaatttgttaatttcttctgttattatttgtattatcttctgtgtattctctcctgaacaaaacgctgttgtatcatctgcaaatagtactaactttaaatcttttgtaactttacaaatgtcatttatatagagattgaataatttaggtcctagtattgatccctgaggtacaccacaggatatatttagcgttgtagacgtgtgttcgcctagcttcacgtattgtttcctgttcgttagataacttcttatccagtttaagactaaccctctgatgccatatcgttctagttttttgattaaaatattgtgattaattgtgtcaaatgctttagttagatccatgaacactgctactgcacattttttactatctattgcattggtaatttcttctgtaatttcaattaaagccattgaagttgaaacattagctctgtatccatattggttctcttcgagtattctatttttatttatgaaactctctaatctgttattgaacagtttttcaatgattttagaaaattgtggaagtaaagaaacaggtctataatttgtcaattgatgtttgtctccagtcttataaattggtgcaactttagctattttcattttgtttggaaatgtacctgtttgaaatgataggttactcatatacattaatggtcctgagatctcttctataaccttttttatcgtttccatatcaattccgttacaatcagttaaagtcttagatttacattttttcatgattgtaactatttcctcctgtgtcacattactgaggaacatggagttgggatttcgctctatggtatcattatagtcctcgattgaaactgggtctggaatcctttcttccaattttggtccaatatttacaaaataattattgaagctttcaactacttcctttatgttgtcattttttttatttccgtctaagaagtattgggggtagtccctctttgtgccatttttaataatgctattaaggatgccccatgttgctctcatgttatttttgttcctgtccaataattcactgtaatattcttttctacatgatcgtagtatgtttgttaacttgtttttatactttttgtacttaatttctgcctctgtagttctttgtgctatgaattttctatatagtgtattcttcttcttacaagcatttttttaatccttttgtcatccatggttgattattctttctctgtttattactgagttgtatccatggacaatgtttgtcataaagt encodes:
- the kras gene encoding GTPase KRas isoform X2; its protein translation is MTEYKLVVVGAGGVGKSALTIQLIQNHFVDEYDPTIEDSYRKQVVIDGETCLLDILDTAGQEEYSAMRDQYMRTGEGFLCVFAINNTKSFEDIHNYREQIKRVKDSEDVPMVLVGNKCDLPSRTVDTKQAQDLARSYGIPFIETSAKTRQGVDDAFYTLVREIRKHKEKMSKEGKKKKKKSKTKCTLL
- the kras gene encoding GTPase KRas isoform X1, translating into MTEYKLVVVGAGGVGKSALTIQLIQNHFVDEYDPTIEDSYRKQVVIDGETCLLDILDTAGQEEYSAMRDQYMRTGEGFLCVFAINNTKSFEDIHNYREQIKRVKDSEDVPMVLVGNKCDLPSRTVDTKQAQDLARSYGIPFIETSAKTRQRVEDAFYTLVREIRQYRLNKLCKEEKTPRCVKLKKCVVM